TGGAGTACGACGTCGTCCTGCTCGACATCTGGCTGCCTGACGGCGATGGCCTCGACGTTCTCGCTGAGATCCGCGCGATGGGCTCAAGCAGCACGCCCGAGGTCGTCATCATCTCCGGTCACGGCACCATCGAAGCCGCCGTGCGTGCGACGAAACTCGGAGCGTACGACTTCCTTGAAAAGCCGCTTTCGCTGGAGCGTACGCTCGTTCTTCTGAAGAATGCCGTCAAAGCGCATGCGCTGAAAAGCGAGAACGCAGAGTACAGGCAACAGCTCGCGGCAAAGGCTTCGCTCACCGGCGAGAGCGTTCCGTTGAAGGCCTTGCGCCAACAGATTAAGCTGATGGCTCCCACAAATGGGCGCGTTCTGATTTACGGCGAATCGGGTACTGGCAAAGAACGCATCGCGCGCACCATGCATACGGAAAGCCTGCGCGCCGAGCGTGTTTTTGTAGAACTCAACTGCGCGGCGATCCCGGAAGACTTTATCGAGAGCGAACTCTTCGGCTACCGCCACGGTGCGATTCCCGGTGGAGCGCAGGAGAAGCGCGGTACCTTTGAACGTGCGGATGGCGGCACACTCTTCCTCGACGAAGTAGGCGACATGAGCCTGAAGACGCAGGCCAAGGTGCTGCGCGCACTCGATGAACAGAGCTTCCTTCCCGTGGGCGCTTCTAACCCTGTGCACGTCGATGTGCGTTTGATCGCCGCGACGAACAAGGACCTCGAAGAAGAGATCGCACGCGGGAACTTCCGCGAAGATCTCTTCTATCGCCTCAACGTCATCCCGTTCTTTGTTCCACCGCTGCGCGACCGTCGCGAAGATATTCCGCTCCTCGTGCAGGAGTTTCTGGACGAGTTCGGTCGCCAGTATGGCCGCCCTCGCATGGAGATCGCCGATGACGCGATCAAGATCCTCCAACAGTACCAATGGCCCGGCAACGTGCGTGAGCTGCGCAACCTCATCGAGCGCGTCGTGATCCTGAACCCGAAGGCGCGACGCATCGAGCGAAAGCATCTTCCAGCACTCGTCTACCGCGAAATTCCGCGCGACGGTGCACGTTCCAAGCCGGAAGAGTTCTCCACGCTGACGGAAGCGCGCGAAGCCTACGAGCGCGATTTCATCTTGAAGAAGATGGACGAACTCAACGGCAACGTAAGCCGGACGGCAGAGGCTCTTGGCATCGAGCGAAGTCATCTCTATCGCAAGATGAAAGCCCTCGGCATCGCCGTTCGTGATTAGAAAGATAGGCGACCCAGCGAATCTCCCGTGCCCCATTCTTTCGCGCTCTTGGCGAAAGAATGGGGTCGCGCGGAGCGCACAAACGGATCCCCACGGCTAGAGCAGATCGTATTAAGAGCACGATCCTCTGAAGCTCTGCCTATCTTCTTACTCGGCCACTATTCTTCGTGATCTTTCGTGCGCACCTTGTCATCCGCCTGCTTGGAAGCCATCTCTTCCAGCTGTCTGCGCCAATCGAGCTCTTCCACAAAGCCGCGCGAGCTACGCCAGTCGTCCTTCACCTTCACGAAGAGCTCCAGGAAGACGCGTGTGCCTACGAGCGATTCGATCTCCTTGCGCGCAGCTGTTCCGATCTGCTTCAGCATCGCGCCCGCGCGTCCGATCACGATGGCCTTCTGGCCCGTGCGTTCCACGTAGATTGCAGCGGAGATCTTCGTCAGTGGATTCGTCTTGCTCTTTGCTTCCTCCCACGCCTCCACCACCACGGCGGACGCGTAAGGGACCTCTTCGCCGGTGAACATCAGGATCTTCTCGCGAATCAGTTCCGCTGCCAGAAACCGCTCCGGCTGATCGGTGAGCTGGTCCTTGGGGAAGTAGCGCTGGCCTTCGGGCAGACGCTTCACGACGGCATCCAGCAGGACTTCCAGGCCGTCCTTCTTCTTCGCGGAGATTGGAATGACTTCTGCGAAGTTGTACTTCTCGCTCCAGTGCGCGATCAGCGGCAGAAGCTCCGCGCGCGGCACGGAGTCGATCTTATTCAGCACCAGCAGCACGGGAGAGTCGACATTCTTCAGCAGGGAAAGTGCGAAGGTATCTTCCTCGGCCGACATCGCTTTGCGGTCGCGCGTGAAAGGCTTGTCGGACTTCGACTCCGCGGGCAGGCGATGCGTCGCGTCCACGATGAACAGCACGACGTCGCGCGATTCCAGAGCGTCGTAGACCTCCTGCATCATGCGCTTGTCGAGGTGCGAGCTGGGTTTGTGCACGCCAGGGGTATCCACCAGTACGACCTGAGCAGCGCCGCGACCGGGGTCTTTGGCAGCCTTCTTCCGGATCGGAAGTTCAAGAACACCCAGGATGCGGTTCCGCGTGGTCTGCGGCTTGTGGGTGACGATGGCGATTTTTTCGCCCAAGAGGGCATTCAGCAGCGTGGACTTACCTGCATTGGGGCGACCGACGATAGAGACGAATCCGGAACGAAGTGGCATCACTCTCTATTATGCGCGTCGAATGCCTGCGATCAGGCTTCCCGAATGGGCGGCATCAAACGCAGACGCACGCGATCTACGCGCCGCGCCGTGGACGCCAGCACCTCGATGCGCAGGCCATCTTCTTCTACGACCTCGCCTGGAAGTGGGATGTGGCCGGCGATTTCGCTCACCAGGCCGCCTACCGTCGTGGCTTCGTAGTGCGTTGGAATGCGCAGTTCGGCGGTTTCGACGGTTTCTTCCGCGTTCTCTTCGGCAGGCGTCTCTTCCGCCAGGAGATCGCGCAGGCGAGCGACATCAAAGCTGCCCGGAAGGATGTAGACGCCGCTCTCTTCACGCAGAGGAGCGTCGGGATCGATCACGTTCTCCTCATGCTCGTCGGCAATCGAGCCAACGATGGCCTCGATCAGGTCCTCAATCGTGACTAGCCCAGCGACGGAACCGTACTCGTCGATCACGATGGACATGTGCTGCTTCGCGCGCTGCATCTCGCGCAGCAGTTCGTTCACGCGCTTCTGTTCCGGCACATAGGCCGCCGCATGCTGAATCTCGCGCAGATTGCGGTGCGTGGCTTCGGTGTCAGGAATCTGCAGAATATCGTGAGCAAACGCGATGCCCGTAATGTTGTCTACCGTTCCGGAGTACACCGGAACCCGCGAATAGGCGTGGACCTGAAGCTGCTCCGTGAACTCAGCTACCGTCATCGACTCCGGCACGGCGTACATCTCCGGTCGTGGCGTCATGACGTCCAGCACAACCATGTCGCCAAACTCCACGACGGAGCGCACCAGGGCGCGGTCACTCTGTTCGAGAATGCCTTCTTCTTCACCCGCTTCGAGCAGAGCGTCCACGCCCTCGGAGGGGTGTTCCTCTTCCTCTTCTTCATTGGGTTCCGCCAACGAAGCGATGGACCACAGAAGACTCAGCATCAGCGTGACGGGCAGCATGATGTAGAAGAGCGTCTGGAAGAGGAACCGCATCTTCGCAGCCCAAAGGCCCTTCGTACGCGCAAAGAAGACCTGCGGCAACATCCGGTCGAACAGGATAATGACCAGCACCAGCTCAAAGGCGGTCTCTCCCACATTGCCCCATGTGTAACCTTTGGCGGCAAGCTTCACACCGAAGATCAAGGCAATCGCCGCCAGAGCGCTCTGCCGCAGAATGGAAGCGGACAGTGCGGACGACTCGCGTGAAAGCTTCAGCTTGGGCTCGACCAGCCGCGTCCAGGCATCGAGATTCTCCTGGTATTCGCGGGCCAGAAATTTGCCCATCTCGGAGTACACACGGTCGGCATACGCTGCCAGGGACAATACTCCCAGAAGAATGACGAGGAACAGCATCAGAGGGCCGTTCACGCGGACACCCGCTTCTTACTGGCCTTTGGCCGAGTCACGCGCTCAATCAGCGATCCCGGAAGTTCAAGCTTCGTCCTCAACTCCAACTCTTTCGCCGCCATCTCGCCCTTGTCTATCTCGTGATCCAGCCCGGCAAGATGCAGCAGACCATGCAGCGTCAGCACTCTCACCTCGTCGTAGAGCGTGTGTCCAAAGCTCTCTGCCTGCTTCTCCGCGGTATCGAGCGAGATCGCCAGATCGCCTGCAATCTCGTCCGAACCTTCGCCTGCCGGAAACGACAGAACATCGGTAGCCTTGTTCTTCTTCCGGAAAGTTCGGTTCAGGTCCTTCACGCGCGCATCGTCCGCCAGCAGAACCGTGACGTCGCCCGTGAGCCCCACGAGCCGTTTTGCTCGGGTCAAAAAGCGCCGCAGCTCCGGCAGGCGGAGCGCAGAAGAGGTGTAGCCAGCGTGTTCTAAAACGATCAATGCTTGTCTTCCTCAAGAAAAAACACGGAGAAGGCGAATTCGCCCTCTCCGTGTTGATGCTATCCCAGAGCTGTTTCGATGCAACGGTTTACTGCGTTTTTTGCACCGTGGGACGAACGCCCGGAGCGGCAGGCATCGTAGCCTCTTCGCCCAGAGTGAGTGGAAGCTGCTGCTGCGCCCGTCCGTACGAGTCGTACGCACGCACGATCCGCTGCACCAGGTGATGCCGGACGACGTCCGCATCCTCGAAGTGGCAGAAGCGAATTCCCTCTACGCCATCGAGCACATGCAGAGCTTCCAGCAGACCGGAGCGCTTTGGGTTCGGCAGATCGATCTGCGTCAGATCGCCTGTGATGACAGCTTTGGAGTTGTTGCCGAGACGGGTGACGAACATCTTCATCTGCTCGTTTGTCGTGTTCTGCGCCTCGTCCATGATGATGAAGGCGTCGCTAAGCGTGCGGCCACGCATAAAGGCAAGTGGAGCCACCTCGATGACGCCCTTCTCCAGCATCTTGTCGACCTTGTCCTTCTCCAGCAGGTCATAGAGCGCGTCATACAGCGGACGGAGATAGGGATCGACCTTTTCCTGCAACGATCCCGGAAGGAACCCGAGACGTTCGCCCGCTTCGACTGCGGGACGTACCAGGATGATGCGTGAGACCTTCTTCGCTAGAAGCGCAGAGGCCGCCATCGCTACCGCGAGGTAGGTCTTACCGGTTCCGGCAGGGCCGATGCCGAAGGTCATATCTGCTTGCTCGATGGCCTCTACATATTTTTTCTGATTAGGGGAGCGCGGATTCACCATCCGCTTGATGCCCACCGCGGAACGCTGCCGTCCGCTGTCGATCAGCGTGCGCAGCGTTGCCGTAGGATCGGCGACGACCAGCTTGATCAGTGCGTGGAGTTCACCATTCTGCAGCAGAACGCCCGCCCGCTGCAGGTGGTCAAAATCGGCGAAGATCTGATGCGTTCGATTCACGGCTTCTTCCGGGCCGGAGAGCAGAATCGAATCGGAACGGAGATCAATGCTGACGTGCAGCGAGTCTTCGATAAGTCTGAGGTTCTCGTCGCGGTTGCCGAAAAGGTTCTCGACGTGGGGCGTGATCTCGATCGCTTTTTTGACCAATGCGGGCTATGCCTCCGTGTGGGGTTGGGAGTTGCTATGGAATTGGATGCGGGAGCTATGGGCGCAGAACTCACCCATGCAGGTGGGACGAACCGGATTGGCGAGATATGCCAAAGAGTGTGGGCCAATTGCGCAAAGAATATCCCCACCCCGCGCAACAGTCAAGCACCGAAATTGGGGCATTCATCCGAAGAAAAAAACGCGCTCCGGCAGTCAAATTCTGTAATTTCGCATCCCACGACTGCACCCGATCTCTACTACTCTCGGAGGAACCATGAACCACGGCATCATTATGACCATCATCATCGGCTTTGTGATTGGCGTCATCGCCAAGCTCATCATGCCCGGTAAGGATCCCGCTGGCTTCATCATCACGGTCCTCATCGGCATCGCTGGAAGCTTTTTCGGCACATTCCTTGGTCGCGCTATCGGTCATTACCAGGACGGCCAGAGTGCAGGATTTCTGATGTCGCTTCTTGGCGCATGCATCCTGCTCGGGATCTATCACCTGATCACGCGAAGTCGAACTGTCTGACACTTTTCTGCAAGCAAAAAATTGAGGCTGGAGCATTTCGCTCCAGCCTCTTCTGTTGCGGTGAGCAGAACCGCTTTAGAAAGCCAATTTCACAGCAAGCTGAATCTGACGGTTGGTTCCGATACCGATCTGGTTGGAGACCGTGCTGGTCTCTGTTCCCAGGTTCGTACCCGCCGTTGCCGTGGAGAACGGCGTACCCGGCTGGAGCGTGTTCGTCAAAGTCGTGCTGGATGGGATGGATTGAGCCAGGCGGATATTGCCCGGGTTCGCATAGTTGGCATGATTGAGCACGTTGTACGCATCGGCATGGAACTCAAGTCCGACACGCTCTGTGAACTGGACACGCTTGGTCAGGGTGAGATCAAGCTGTGCAAGGTTCGGTCCGCTCAAATCGTTGCGGCGAGCGTTGCCAAACGTTCCCGGAGCTGGCGTGCTGAACGCTGCCGGATTCAGGAACTGCTTGCCACTCTTCAGGTAGGGGTTGACGCCCGGAACGATGTTAGGACGGCGGATGTTACGTGTATTGCCGCCTCCCGGAACGTTGACGACTGCAGTCGTCTGCACGACGCCACCGACAACGATTGGGGATGAGAACGTCTGTCCCGCATACGCCGTTCCTGCATTGCCTACGTAGGCCAGATCAGGACGTGTAATCAGAACATCCATCGGTACGCCTGAGCGGAAGTTTACGATTCCGCCCATCTGCCATCCGCCCGCAATCACGTTCATGGGCCCCGTGAGGTTGAACGTTCTGCCCTTACCGAAAGGAAGGTCATAGAGCGTTGTGAGGTTCAGTGTGTGGCGAATGTCGAACGTTCCGCGACCATACTCCGAGCTCGAACCGTAGATTGGAATCGGAAGCTGCGAGGTCGTCGCTTCGTTCGATCCCGAAGACGTTCCCAGTTCGTGTGCCCAGGTGTACTGCGCTCCAAACGACACGCCCGAAGTGAAGCGGCGCTGCAGCGTGCTTTGCAGACCGTGGTACTGGTCCGTTCCGCCGGAGGTCTTGTAATCAATTTCGGCAAAGCGTCCGCCGAACTGGCGAACTGCCGTACCTGCGCCGGTGGTCGGGTTCTGCGCTACACCCGTAATCA
This genomic stretch from Terriglobus saanensis SP1PR4 harbors:
- a CDS encoding sigma-54-dependent transcriptional regulator, with the protein product MNHILVVDDEADIRTSLESILRDEGYAVTSTGTATEALELIRDVEYDVVLLDIWLPDGDGLDVLAEIRAMGSSSTPEVVIISGHGTIEAAVRATKLGAYDFLEKPLSLERTLVLLKNAVKAHALKSENAEYRQQLAAKASLTGESVPLKALRQQIKLMAPTNGRVLIYGESGTGKERIARTMHTESLRAERVFVELNCAAIPEDFIESELFGYRHGAIPGGAQEKRGTFERADGGTLFLDEVGDMSLKTQAKVLRALDEQSFLPVGASNPVHVDVRLIAATNKDLEEEIARGNFREDLFYRLNVIPFFVPPLRDRREDIPLLVQEFLDEFGRQYGRPRMEIADDAIKILQQYQWPGNVRELRNLIERVVILNPKARRIERKHLPALVYREIPRDGARSKPEEFSTLTEAREAYERDFILKKMDELNGNVSRTAEALGIERSHLYRKMKALGIAVRD
- the ybeY gene encoding rRNA maturation RNase YbeY, with product MIVLEHAGYTSSALRLPELRRFLTRAKRLVGLTGDVTVLLADDARVKDLNRTFRKKNKATDVLSFPAGEGSDEIAGDLAISLDTAEKQAESFGHTLYDEVRVLTLHGLLHLAGLDHEIDKGEMAAKELELRTKLELPGSLIERVTRPKASKKRVSA
- a CDS encoding GlsB/YeaQ/YmgE family stress response membrane protein gives rise to the protein MNHGIIMTIIIGFVIGVIAKLIMPGKDPAGFIITVLIGIAGSFFGTFLGRAIGHYQDGQSAGFLMSLLGACILLGIYHLITRSRTV
- a CDS encoding PhoH family protein, whose protein sequence is MVKKAIEITPHVENLFGNRDENLRLIEDSLHVSIDLRSDSILLSGPEEAVNRTHQIFADFDHLQRAGVLLQNGELHALIKLVVADPTATLRTLIDSGRQRSAVGIKRMVNPRSPNQKKYVEAIEQADMTFGIGPAGTGKTYLAVAMAASALLAKKVSRIILVRPAVEAGERLGFLPGSLQEKVDPYLRPLYDALYDLLEKDKVDKMLEKGVIEVAPLAFMRGRTLSDAFIIMDEAQNTTNEQMKMFVTRLGNNSKAVITGDLTQIDLPNPKRSGLLEALHVLDGVEGIRFCHFEDADVVRHHLVQRIVRAYDSYGRAQQQLPLTLGEEATMPAAPGVRPTVQKTQ
- a CDS encoding hemolysin family protein → MLFLVILLGVLSLAAYADRVYSEMGKFLAREYQENLDAWTRLVEPKLKLSRESSALSASILRQSALAAIALIFGVKLAAKGYTWGNVGETAFELVLVIILFDRMLPQVFFARTKGLWAAKMRFLFQTLFYIMLPVTLMLSLLWSIASLAEPNEEEEEEHPSEGVDALLEAGEEEGILEQSDRALVRSVVEFGDMVVLDVMTPRPEMYAVPESMTVAEFTEQLQVHAYSRVPVYSGTVDNITGIAFAHDILQIPDTEATHRNLREIQHAAAYVPEQKRVNELLREMQRAKQHMSIVIDEYGSVAGLVTIEDLIEAIVGSIADEHEENVIDPDAPLREESGVYILPGSFDVARLRDLLAEETPAEENAEETVETAELRIPTHYEATTVGGLVSEIAGHIPLPGEVVEEDGLRIEVLASTARRVDRVRLRLMPPIREA
- the era gene encoding GTPase Era translates to MPLRSGFVSIVGRPNAGKSTLLNALLGEKIAIVTHKPQTTRNRILGVLELPIRKKAAKDPGRGAAQVVLVDTPGVHKPSSHLDKRMMQEVYDALESRDVVLFIVDATHRLPAESKSDKPFTRDRKAMSAEEDTFALSLLKNVDSPVLLVLNKIDSVPRAELLPLIAHWSEKYNFAEVIPISAKKKDGLEVLLDAVVKRLPEGQRYFPKDQLTDQPERFLAAELIREKILMFTGEEVPYASAVVVEAWEEAKSKTNPLTKISAAIYVERTGQKAIVIGRAGAMLKQIGTAARKEIESLVGTRVFLELFVKVKDDWRSSRGFVEELDWRRQLEEMASKQADDKVRTKDHEE